One window of Lytechinus variegatus isolate NC3 chromosome 2, Lvar_3.0, whole genome shotgun sequence genomic DNA carries:
- the LOC121408237 gene encoding sperm-activating peptides-like yields the protein MKSIACLLVLLAVAYGKPIIADQDSTSYSLSDTSKYLESIAHMAIVESLSPLHTSLSSLESSWINLVSIAIQEQVSIPQPTVPKIDVMSMLTCKAKYSPKYSMVLKYITDHQDQIQEHIVNAKKLEQDLKFTSQLVMYKKSDPDTKDAMTRVSQMVSDYLKDYSTTISSIKSTICRDQPDAQEDKLEDDHRDQTKPSHPLSEDYMETPLSLYLKGTMPLGAVVTKG from the exons ATGAAGTCCATTGCTTGTCTACTGGTCCTCTTGGCTGTGGCTTACGGCAAGCCCATCATCGCCGACCAGGACTCGACGTCATACAGCCTGTCAGACACCAGCAAGTACCTTGAGAGCATTGCTCACATGGCCATTGTCGAGTCCCTCTCGCCTCTACACACCTCGCTCTCATCCCTGGAATCTTCG TGGATAAACCTTGTGAGCATCGCTATCCAGGAACAGGTTTCCATTCCACAACCTACGGTCCCGAAAA TTGATGTGATGAGCATGCTGACATGCAAGGCTAAGTATTCTCCCAAATACTCCATGGTCCTAAAGTACATCACCGATCATCAAGACCAGATCCAGGAGCACATCGTGAATGCCAAGAAACTCGAACAAGATCTGAAGTTCACCTCTCAACTCGTCATGTACAAGAAGAGCGATCCGG ATACCAAGGATGCGATGACACGGGTCTCGCAGATGGTGAGCGATTACCTGAAAGATTACTCGACAACCATCTCATCGATCAAATCAACTATCTGCAGAGATCAACCAGATGCACAGGAGGACAAACTCGAGGATGATCATCGGGATCAAACGAAGCCGTCTCATCCATTGAGCGA gGATTACATGGAAACTCCACTGTCCTTGTACTTGAAAGG CACCATGCCCCTT GGCGCTGTAGTGACTAAGGGGTAA